The DNA sequence AGAGAGTTGGGGAATGGGTCTTCTCCTGGTCTTCTTTCCTGAAGATCACCAGAGTTCCGCCATTGTTGACAAAAACAAGCTCTTCCAATCCCCTTCTACCTCCATGTCatcctcttcctcttctccttctccttcttcttcctcttcttcttcttctttttctttgtcaaGGTCTTCTAATTCTTCCTTTAGAAGAAGTAATTCCAATAATATGATCCTAACAAAAGCCCAATCCACCATTTCCATTTGTGCCCTCCTCGTCTTCATAACCCTCCTCCTCTTCACCCTTTCCACCTTCGAACCCACCACAACAAGAGTTCACCATCCCTCTTCCAGAAGATCTCTATCCCAGAACCCGCCAGATTTAATCAACGATTCcgacccgaaattccggcccaATCCCAAAATCAACACCCCCAATTACCATGGTAATCCTctgcttttttcttcttcttcgtcctcTTGGTACGCCAAAATGTGGAAGCAGAAAACAGGGGATTCGAAGGAGAAGAGTAATAATCTCAATCTTCCACAGAGTGCTTTGCAAGGAATGGGGACTCTGTATCGAAGAGGTACCAGAGCCATGAGCGATCTTGTTGTGGGTCACGTGGGTGAGGATGTTAATGAGGATGAGATTCGTTTATTCATGAGATTCTTGCTTAGGTCCGGTCTCGCTGCCAAAGCCGACGTCGTTTTGATTTCAGATTCTTCGTCCAGATTTGGTTCGGTAATTCGAGAAGAGAACGAGTCGTTCTTGAGGCTTATTGTTCATCATAAGCAATTGAACAGAACCACCACCGGTCGTCGAAGGCGGACCATTTCGGGTTTCGATGCGACTCAGTTTTTGAAAAAGATCGGAAAGAAGGAGGTTGGAGAGCCTTTGTGGGGGAAGAGATATCGGAGCAATTATAATTACTCGGATCGTGGAGAGGATGAGAGCGAGTTGACTTGGTTCAGTTATGGATCGGTGTTGGGTTTTGAGACCTCGGAGCTTGATCCTGAGAACACGCTTTCCGGGTTCTTAGACCACGTCTCATTGGGTTTGCGGAGATGGGCTTGTTATCCAATGCTACTCGGCCGAGTTCGACGCAATTTCAAGCATATAATGTTGGTGGACGTGAAAAACTTGGTGGTTTTGGGTG is a window from the Ziziphus jujuba cultivar Dongzao chromosome 11, ASM3175591v1 genome containing:
- the LOC107431735 gene encoding uncharacterized protein LOC107431735 yields the protein MGLLLVFFPEDHQSSAIVDKNKLFQSPSTSMSSSSSSPSPSSSSSSSSFSLSRSSNSSFRRSNSNNMILTKAQSTISICALLVFITLLLFTLSTFEPTTTRVHHPSSRRSLSQNPPDLINDSDPKFRPNPKINTPNYHGNPLLFSSSSSSWYAKMWKQKTGDSKEKSNNLNLPQSALQGMGTLYRRGTRAMSDLVVGHVGEDVNEDEIRLFMRFLLRSGLAAKADVVLISDSSSRFGSVIREENESFLRLIVHHKQLNRTTTGRRRRTISGFDATQFLKKIGKKEVGEPLWGKRYRSNYNYSDRGEDESELTWFSYGSVLGFETSELDPENTLSGFLDHVSLGLRRWACYPMLLGRVRRNFKHIMLVDVKNLVVLGDPGGRVRNLSPESVLVFKKLETVSGKHGKKNPDKSQSHYPVNSAIIAGGARGIRRLSNAVLTEIVRAAMQHKKKSTVTESEILNQLVSSEFMAKNIKFIKSTESIPDSSSLTGLGTNLDASLSLSEYPVIQRGNSNHDINSIIMKQLCSSEVDSSIYRDC